Genomic DNA from Lactococcus garvieae:
TGGACCGACCCAAATATACTTTTTTCAAACACACGCTTAAAACCAACCTGCGCCTCTTTACGGATTTCCCAACCTAACGTTCCTTTTTGGCAATGTATCACAGGTAGATTCTGTCCTTCTTGAGTACTCAAGTAGTCCTCAAAGTGTGTATCTTGCGTAGCTAAACGCTCGCTTTCCTCATAAGTAGCGAGCTTTTCAATAACATTAGGAACGATAGCTTGTGCTTCTGCTGTTCCCAAAGAACCATCAATAAAATCATTTTGAAAATCAATCAGTACCAGTAGTTTTTTCATAAGCAAATTATAGCAAAATTAATGTAAATTGCAATAGCAACATCCATAAGTACATAGTTGTCTCCCCACTTATTTTATATAAAAAAAACTCCTTATCGGAGTTTTTTATTTAACGATGATACTTCTTATCTAAGTGATTATAGACGGGTATACCAATTAAAGTAAAGGCTACACCTACTAAGGCTGGAATTTGATTACCCATGTAGTCTGAACTGATCAGAGTCATAATCAAGATAAATAAACCACCAACAATCGCAATAATTGGAATTACTGGATAGAGAGGCACTTTGTAAGGTCTTACCAACTCTGGTTCTCTCTTACGTAAGATAAAGACTGTAATGAAGACCATTGTATAGAAGATCCAAATAACGAAGACCAACATATTTGTTAAGAAATTGAAAGCGTCGCTTGAAAGCATTGTTACCACTAACATGATAGCCGCAATCGCAACTTGAAGAAGGCCTGAATTTACTGGGACACCACTAGCTGAAAGCTTCTTAAATGTTTTCCAAAATGGGAAAGATTTTTCAGTTGCTAAGGCATAAGATGCACGCATACCTGTCATAGAATAACCATTGATTGTTCCATAAACAGAAATCAAGATACCAACCGTTACAAGTTTACCACCTAGACCGCCAAATATTTTGTTAGCTACAAGAGCAGGGAGGTTAGGATCATTTTCCATCAAGGTTGGAATACCTAATGTACGGATATAAGCTGCATTGATGAACACATACACAAACATAATGGCAACAATACCAAGAATAATCGCACGTGGCAAGTGTTTGGCTGGGTTTTTCATTTCTCCAGCAATATTTCCGGCATAGATCCAACCGTCATAAGCAAACATAGTTGCTAATAAACCTGAACCGATAGCTGAAGCCAAGGATAAGTTTTCTCCTGCAGTGATAGGAAGCAACTGGAACTCAACACCACCAGGACGAAGTAACCCAACCACAACAATCAAGGCAATCGGAATGAGCTTGATTACAGTTGTAACGGATTGTAGCCCTCCTGCTGCTTTGGAGCTAATGAAGTTGATCAAGGTAACCGTAATTGCAGCAATAACGCCAACTATAGCGGTATTCGCTGCACTTACATTCATTCCAAACAAGTTTAAAAACTGTGTACCAAACACAACCGACAGGGCTGCAATATTGGCAGGGAAATAAATGATGGATTGCGCCCAGCCCAAGAGAAATGACCAGCGTTTACCAAAACCGCGTTGGATATAACGAATCATCCCTCCCGTCTCTGGGATTGCAGCTGCAAGTTCTGCCGCCGTTAAACCACCACAGATAGAGATGACACCACCGAGCACCCATACTAATATATGTAATCCAGGCTGGCCAGTAAGTTCAGCAACTCGTCCAGCTTTGAAGAATACACCTGCACCAATAACCGTACCCATTACTGTTGTAAGGGCAGGGAAGAAACCAAGCGTACGCTTCATTTCATTTTTTTGTTCCATAAGAGCTCCTCTTTCAAAGATAAATTTTGATAAGATTAATAATATCAATGCTCATGTCAAACATCAGCATTAGAGAGTAATCGTGAAACTGATTACTCTCTTATTTTAGCATATTTCACTGTTTTGTGAGAGGTTGAACTTGATTTCTACCCTTTCAATTTTTCAGTAAGTTTTTCAAGCATATCTTTAGTCATGGCATCCAAATCATATTTAGGATTGAAGCCCCATTCTTCTTTGGCACAAGTTGCATCGATAGAGTTTGGCCAGCTGTCGGCAATGCCTTGACGCACTGGATCCACATCATAATCCATTGTAAAGTCAGGCATAAATTTCTTGATTGATGCCGCGATTTCTTCGGGTTCGAAACTCATAGCGGTGATATTGAAAGCATTGCGGTTTACTAACTTATCTGCAGGAGCATTCATGAGGTCAACAATGGCATCAATAGCATCAGGCATATACATCATATCCATCTTCGTGCCTTCAGCGATAAAGCTTGAGTAGTGACCGTTTTTGATAGCTTCGTAGTAAATATCTACAGCATAATCCGTTGTCCCACCACCAGGCAAAGTTTTATACGAAATCAAGCCAGGGAAACGTACACCACGTGTGTCCACACCAAATTTCGTATAGTAGTAGTCACAGAGCAATTCCATTGAAACTTTAGTTACACCATACATCGTATTTGGACGTTGGATGGTTACTTGTGGTGTATTGTCCATTGGGGTACTTGGACCAAAGGCAGCAATAGATGATGGAGAGAAATATTGTAAGCCAAGTTCGCGCGCTGTTTCCAAAGCATTCACTAAGCCACCCATGTTAAGATTCCAAGCAAACTGAGGTTTTGCTTCAGCTACTGCTGAGAGAAGTGAAGCTAAATGGATAATTGTGTCTACACCATTATCTTTAGCAATTTTCATCATTTTTTCACGGTCCATAACATCTAAAATCTCGAAATGTCCGTCAGTCACCACTGGATTTCCTTCAACTTCACGTACATCGGTTGCGATTACGTTATCTACGCCGAGATCATTACGGAGACGTTCTGTTAATTCTGATCCAATTTGTCCAAGTGCGCCTGTGATGAGTACTTTTTTCATTTTATCTTCTCCAATATATCTAATATATGTTTATTTGTAACAGGAAATAATTCTCTTTTTACGTTAATTTAAATCAAACCGATTTCTTTACCTACTTTGGCAAAAACTGCAACAGCTTCATCTAGCATTTCTTTTGTATGTGCTGCTGTTGGCATCGCACGCACGCGCCCTGTGCCCAGAGGTACAGTTGGAAAGACGATAGGTTTCACATACACTCCGTTTTCAATTAATTTCTTAGAGAACTCTTGCGTTTTTGCTTCATCTCCTAAGATAACGGGTGTGATTGGTGTTTCAGACACGCCTGTGTCAAAACCAGCTTTTTGAAGTTCCGCTTTGAAGTATTTTGCATTGTCCCATAGTGTTTCGACGTATTCGGGGTGATCATGCATTAAGACAAAGGCTTCTTTTGCTGCTGCAGCTGCACCAGGTGTCAAAGAAGTTGAGAAGAGGAAAGGACGCCCTTGTGATTTAAGCCAGTCCACCAAAAGTTGTGTTCCCGCTACATAGCCCCCTACTACACCAATTGCTTTAGAGAGTGTACCGATTTGGAAGTCAATCTTATCTTGCAAGCCAAAATGTTTCACGGTACCGGCACCGCCGCCCATCACACCTGAACCGTGTGCATCATCAACATAAGTAATTAAATCGTATTTTTCAGCAATTTTGACAATCTCGGGAAGTTTTGCCACATCACCATCCATGGAGAAAACACCATCTGTGATATACATAACTTTGTTGTATTCACCTGATTCTGTTGCTTCTTTTGCTTTCGCTTCGAGATCAGCCATATCTTGGTGTTTCAAACGAATTATTTTAGCGCCAGAGAGACGACATCCGTCAATAATAGAAGCATGGTTAAGTTCATCAGAAAGAATCGCATCACCTTTTTTCATGACTGCGCTAATGGCTCCCATGTTACAATTGAAACCAGATTGAAATGCAATTGCGGCTTCCGTACCTTTAAACTCAGCAATCGTTTTTTCCAGCTCAATGTGAATGTCGAGTGTCCCGTTAATTGTACGTACAGCGCCGGCTCCCGCTCCATATTTATCTGTGGCATCTTTCGTTGCTTGAATCAACTCTGGGCGAGTGGCAAATCCCAAATAGTTATTTGAAGCCAGGTTAATCATCTTCTTGCCTGCAACCGTAATTTCGGGTCCATTGGCACTATCTAAAACGTCAATAGTATTGAGTAAACCCTTTTCTTTAAGGTCTCCAAGGCCTTTTTCAAGGAACTGTGTTAAAACTTTTGAAGTCATTCTATAACCTTCTTTCAATATTTGGTTACGCTTTCTGTAACCGTTTACAATAAGTGTAACACTTTTCAGATAAGCACGCAAGTGTTTTTTGCGTTTTGATTATATTTTAATTTAAATTACATGACTTTGTGAATTTTGTGATTTTTAGGTAAATTGTCTCACGATTAAAAAAAGACTGAACTATCTAAAAACAAAAAAGCCCTGAAATATTCAGAGCTTATTTGTTTTTAGTTAAGGCAAGTGAGGAAGATTATTGTTCATTGTCATTAGCAATCAGAAAATGGTCCACAATATCTTCGATACGTGCCAAGTCAACATTCCCACCTGAAACGATAGAAACAACTTTCTTACCTTTCACATATTCGTCTACTTTGCCTGAAAGGATAGCTGCTGTTGCAAGGGCACCCGCACCCTCCACAACAATCTTCGTACGCTGGATTAAATCTTTAATCGCAAGCTCAATTTCAGACTCTGTAACAAGAACCATATTATCAACGATTTGGTTCACAACCTCAAAGGTTAAATCTCCAGGATAAGCCACATGACATCCATCCGCTATTGTGGGAGCCTCATCATGATGCACTTTTTTGCGTTCCTTAAAGGATGCTGTCATCCCATGACAGTTCTCAGCTTGCACCCCAATAACTTGGATATTAGGATTGAAAGATTTTAAAGCTACGGCAATCCCTGAAATTAAGCCGCCTCCGCCTACTGGCACAAGCACAGTGTCTACATCCCAAAGATGATCCAAGATTTCCAAACCAATGGTCCCTTGGCCAGCCATTACTTCTGCATCATCATAAGGAGGGATATAGGTAATATTATTTTCTTTCGCATAAGCTTCACAAAATGCTTTAGAATCATCGAATTGCTCACCTTCAAGCATTACTTCTGCTCCATAGCCACGGGTTGCGTCTACTTTAGCTTGTGGTGCTCCTTTGGGCATAACAATGATACTCTTAATTCCCAAAAGTTTTGAAGTTAAGGCAACACCTTGTGCGTGATTCCCCGCTGAACAAGCGATTACGCCACGGTCTTTTTCTTCTTGAGATAATTGGGCAATTTTGTTGAAAGCACCACGGAACTTGAATGAGCCTGTTAATTGCATATTTTCAAGTTTCAAGTAGACTTCCCCGCCAGTTTTAGCAGTCAAGAACATAGACTGAATCAATGGTGTTTCACGCGCATATTGTTTGACAGTATTTTGAGCTTTTTTAATATCTTTAATTGTGATTGGCAGATTTGCTAGATTTGACATAGTTCTTTTTCCTTAGATTTCTTTTTAAAGTTCCGTATATGTAACGTCGATTGAATCAGCGAGTGCTTTGGAAACAACTTTACCTTTATAAACGCTTAATCCTGAAAGGAGCTCTTTTGATTTCAAGGCTTCATCTAAACCTTTAACCGAAATTTCTTTGAGGAAGGAAATATTACCTTGTGCCAAGGCAATGGTCGCTGTACGAGGTGTTGCACCCGGCATATTTGGCACAGCGTAGTGGATGATGCCATGCTTGATGAATACAGGATCTGCATGGTTAGTGGCGTGATCGATTGTTTCAACCGTCCCACCTTGGTCGATAGCAATATCTACAATAACAGAACCTGGTTTCATTGATTCAACCATATATTCTTTAACCAGTTTTGGTGGCTTAGCCCCTGGAATCAAGATAGTTGAAATGAAAACATCCGCAAGTTTAATGTTTTCTTCCAAAGCTTCCGTAGTTGATTTCACAATCTCAACAGTCTTACCTGCATAGCGCTCTTTAAGCTGTGCAATACGGGCATCGCCAAGCTCAATAATAATAACTTTACATCCCAAAGCTACAGCCATGTCTGCAGCATTTTCTGCGGCATTTCCTCCACCAAAGATGACAACCGTTCCTGCTTCGATGCCTTCGATACCCGGCAAGAGAATCCCTTCACCTTCATGTTGTTTTTCGAGGTAGTACTGACCAATATTAACCGCGCGACGACCAGCGATAGCTGACATCGGTTTAAGAAGTTCAAGCACGCCATTGATTGATATATTTTCACCAGAAATAGCGGTTACGCCCACTTCCATCATTTTTTCAACACACGCCTTGTTTGCTGCTAAATGAAGGAAGCCCCAAATAATTTGACCTGGCTTGAAGTATTTATATTCCGATTCCATTGGTTCTTTGACTTTAACAATGAGTTCTGCTTCCCAAGCAGTTTCAGTGTCCACGATTTGACCACCAGCTGCCTTATAAAGCTCATCTGTAAAACCGCAGCCCGCGCCTGCGTTGCTGTCTACAAATACTTCATTTCCCGCTTCGACGAGAATCTTGACATTTTCTGGAGTCATCCCTACACGCGCTTCACCTTGTTTAGGGTCTTTAATTACACCGATTTTCATATTGTTTCTCCTTTGTGAAATCTTTATCATGTATATGATAGCACTTTCATTTGTTTTTGGCAATGATTATGTGAATTAAAACACTAATTTAATCCCCGCTTATTCTTGTTGTCTATATTCTGCCAATTATAAAAAAAGACACTCAAATCTTTAAATTTGAGTGCTCTTTTTCTATTAAACATCTTAATGATCAACTTCGTCTGGATTTCTAGCGAGGCCTGCTTTCCCATGAAGGCTATCAATAAAAGTGATGTCTTCATCTGTCAGTTCAAAGTCAAAAATATCTGCGTTTTCCTTGATACGACTTGCTGTTACTGATTTTGGTAAAGGTAGGTAGCCTTTGTGTAAACTCCAACGTAGAACCACTTGTGCCACTGTTTTTCCATACTTAGCTGCAATATCTTCCAACTCTGAGACGGCAAAAATACGGCCTGTTCCCAGTGGGCTGTAAGCTTCTGTCAAAATATCATGCGCTTTATTAAAAGCAACAACTTCTTCTTGTTGGTCTGAAGGATTGACCATGATTTGATTGACCACTGGTCTAATCTCAGCAACTTCAAGTAAAGGTTCCAAGTGACGTGGATGGAAGTTAGATACTCCAATAGCACGTACTTTCTTTTCTCTTACGCCTTCTTCCATTGCTTTCCAAACAGCCGCGTTGCGCTCAGCAAAATTCGGACGAAAAGCCTTTGGATTTGGCCAGTGAATCAGATAAAGATCCACATAGTCCAAACCGAGTTTTTGCAAGCTTTCATCAAGCGCAGCCTTGGCATCTTCAGTTGTACCTAAAGCCCAAAGTTTAGTTGTGATAAACAAATCTTCGCGCGGTATACCACTGTCTTTAATCGCACGACCCACGGATTCTTCATTGCCATAAACAGCTGCCGTATCAATATGGCGATAGCCAACTTCTAAGGCTGTTTTAACAGCTTGATAGGCTTCTTCCCCATCTTTTGATTGCCAAGTCCCAAAGCCAACTTTAGGAATTTTTATACCATTTGAGAGTGTGTAAGTTTCTGTAAGTGACATAATTTCTCCTTTTCTCTATCTTCTAGCTTCATTCTATCACTTTACGAGGCCAGACAAAAAAATTTTGGTTTAAAAATGTTAAAATAGAGAAATAAAGTAGACTGGAGGTAAAAAATGGCAGAAGTAGAATCATTCCAACTCGATCATACAAAAGTACTCGCACCTTATGTGCGTTTAATCGGTACCGAAACAGGGCCTAAAGGCGACATCATCACAAACTTTGATGTACGTTTTGTACAGCCTAATCATGGTGAAATCCCTACGAGCGGTTTACATACGATTGAACACTCTATGGCAAGTTTGATCCGTGACCGTATTGACGGCATGATTGACTTTTCTCCTTTTGGCTGCCGTACAGGTTTCCATATGATTATGTGGGGCCAACCAACAGCAGAACAAATCGCTAAAGTCATCACTTCTTCTTTAGAAGAACTCGCCGGAGATAGTTTCACTTGGGATGATGTTCCCGGTGTGGCAGAAAAAGAATGTGGAAATTATCGTGATCATTCTCTATTTTCAGCTAAAGAATGGGCAAAGAAAATTTTAAGTGAAGGCATCTCCTCAGACGCCTTCGAGCGTCGACTTGTAAAGTAAAGAAAGAAAGTACAGCATGGGAAAGTATCAGTTAGACTATAAAGGGCAGGCATCTGTCCAAAAATTCCACGAAAAAAATTCAAATACGAAGACAGACAAACTGTCAAAAATCGAAGAATTAAAAAAACAACATCTAGACAAGAAGAAAAAAGAGAAAAAAGCATGAAAAAGTTAAACATTGCTTATGTAGGGTTTGGTAAGTCCACCAATCGCTACCATATTCCTTATGTTAAGACTCGTGAATATTTCAATATTTCTCGCATTGTCAACCGCACGTTAGGAAAACGTCCCGAGCAGGCGCTTCTTGAAGCAGAGGGGACTGTTTTTTCCACAGATATCAATGATATTATCAATGATGCAACAATTGACTTAGTTGTCGTTGTTACACCCGGTTCTGCCCACTATGAGACAAGCAAAAAGCTTCTGCTTGGAGGGAAAAACGTTATCTGCGATAAACCACTTGTGGAAACTCTCGAGCAAGCAAAAGAACTTGTGCAAATCGCACAAGAAAAAGGACTCTTCTTTATGCCTTTCCAAAACCGTCGTTTTGACAGCGACTTTTTGACTGTCAAAAAAGTTTTGGAAACAGGTTATTTGGGAGACTTGATTGACCTTACAGTCACAATGGACCACTATCGCCCACATGACGCAAGTCCGGGTAAAAACTTTGATGGTGCATGGTATGGTCATGGTGTACACATGGTAGATCAGATGGTTTCGCTCTTTGGTAAACCTGAAACGGTGCAGTACGATATCCGAGCAACACGTGATACAGAGGCTGTGGATGATTACTTCTCTGTAAACTTGCTTTACAAGAATTTCCGTGCCACAGTCCAAGCGACCGAACTCGCT
This window encodes:
- a CDS encoding cysteine hydrolase family protein, which translates into the protein MKKLLVLIDFQNDFIDGSLGTAEAQAIVPNVIEKLATYEESERLATQDTHFEDYLSTQEGQNLPVIHCQKGTLGWEIRKEAQVGFKRVFEKSIFGSVQLAEYVRDTEVDQVELIGICTDICVVSNALLIKSFAPEVKIIVDASCCAGVTPESHEAALQTMASCQIQIINS
- a CDS encoding APC family permease — encoded protein: MEQKNEMKRTLGFFPALTTVMGTVIGAGVFFKAGRVAELTGQPGLHILVWVLGGVISICGGLTAAELAAAIPETGGMIRYIQRGFGKRWSFLLGWAQSIIYFPANIAALSVVFGTQFLNLFGMNVSAANTAIVGVIAAITVTLINFISSKAAGGLQSVTTVIKLIPIALIVVVGLLRPGGVEFQLLPITAGENLSLASAIGSGLLATMFAYDGWIYAGNIAGEMKNPAKHLPRAIILGIVAIMFVYVFINAAYIRTLGIPTLMENDPNLPALVANKIFGGLGGKLVTVGILISVYGTINGYSMTGMRASYALATEKSFPFWKTFKKLSASGVPVNSGLLQVAIAAIMLVVTMLSSDAFNFLTNMLVFVIWIFYTMVFITVFILRKREPELVRPYKVPLYPVIPIIAIVGGLFILIMTLISSDYMGNQIPALVGVAFTLIGIPVYNHLDKKYHR
- a CDS encoding L-threonine 3-dehydrogenase, encoding MKKVLITGALGQIGSELTERLRNDLGVDNVIATDVREVEGNPVVTDGHFEILDVMDREKMMKIAKDNGVDTIIHLASLLSAVAEAKPQFAWNLNMGGLVNALETARELGLQYFSPSSIAAFGPSTPMDNTPQVTIQRPNTMYGVTKVSMELLCDYYYTKFGVDTRGVRFPGLISYKTLPGGGTTDYAVDIYYEAIKNGHYSSFIAEGTKMDMMYMPDAIDAIVDLMNAPADKLVNRNAFNITAMSFEPEEIAASIKKFMPDFTMDYDVDPVRQGIADSWPNSIDATCAKEEWGFNPKYDLDAMTKDMLEKLTEKLKG
- a CDS encoding glycine C-acetyltransferase, with the translated sequence MTSKVLTQFLEKGLGDLKEKGLLNTIDVLDSANGPEITVAGKKMINLASNNYLGFATRPELIQATKDATDKYGAGAGAVRTINGTLDIHIELEKTIAEFKGTEAAIAFQSGFNCNMGAISAVMKKGDAILSDELNHASIIDGCRLSGAKIIRLKHQDMADLEAKAKEATESGEYNKVMYITDGVFSMDGDVAKLPEIVKIAEKYDLITYVDDAHGSGVMGGGAGTVKHFGLQDKIDFQIGTLSKAIGVVGGYVAGTQLLVDWLKSQGRPFLFSTSLTPGAAAAAKEAFVLMHDHPEYVETLWDNAKYFKAELQKAGFDTGVSETPITPVILGDEAKTQEFSKKLIENGVYVKPIVFPTVPLGTGRVRAMPTAAHTKEMLDEAVAVFAKVGKEIGLI
- the tdcB gene encoding bifunctional threonine ammonia-lyase/L-serine ammonia-lyase TdcB is translated as MSNLANLPITIKDIKKAQNTVKQYARETPLIQSMFLTAKTGGEVYLKLENMQLTGSFKFRGAFNKIAQLSQEEKDRGVIACSAGNHAQGVALTSKLLGIKSIIVMPKGAPQAKVDATRGYGAEVMLEGEQFDDSKAFCEAYAKENNITYIPPYDDAEVMAGQGTIGLEILDHLWDVDTVLVPVGGGGLISGIAVALKSFNPNIQVIGVQAENCHGMTASFKERKKVHHDEAPTIADGCHVAYPGDLTFEVVNQIVDNMVLVTESEIELAIKDLIQRTKIVVEGAGALATAAILSGKVDEYVKGKKVVSIVSGGNVDLARIEDIVDHFLIANDNEQ
- a CDS encoding alanine dehydrogenase, giving the protein MKIGVIKDPKQGEARVGMTPENVKILVEAGNEVFVDSNAGAGCGFTDELYKAAGGQIVDTETAWEAELIVKVKEPMESEYKYFKPGQIIWGFLHLAANKACVEKMMEVGVTAISGENISINGVLELLKPMSAIAGRRAVNIGQYYLEKQHEGEGILLPGIEGIEAGTVVIFGGGNAAENAADMAVALGCKVIIIELGDARIAQLKERYAGKTVEIVKSTTEALEENIKLADVFISTILIPGAKPPKLVKEYMVESMKPGSVIVDIAIDQGGTVETIDHATNHADPVFIKHGIIHYAVPNMPGATPRTATIALAQGNISFLKEISVKGLDEALKSKELLSGLSVYKGKVVSKALADSIDVTYTEL
- a CDS encoding aldo/keto reductase, with product MSLTETYTLSNGIKIPKVGFGTWQSKDGEEAYQAVKTALEVGYRHIDTAAVYGNEESVGRAIKDSGIPREDLFITTKLWALGTTEDAKAALDESLQKLGLDYVDLYLIHWPNPKAFRPNFAERNAAVWKAMEEGVREKKVRAIGVSNFHPRHLEPLLEVAEIRPVVNQIMVNPSDQQEEVVAFNKAHDILTEAYSPLGTGRIFAVSELEDIAAKYGKTVAQVVLRWSLHKGYLPLPKSVTASRIKENADIFDFELTDEDITFIDSLHGKAGLARNPDEVDH
- a CDS encoding S-ribosylhomocysteine lyase; amino-acid sequence: MAEVESFQLDHTKVLAPYVRLIGTETGPKGDIITNFDVRFVQPNHGEIPTSGLHTIEHSMASLIRDRIDGMIDFSPFGCRTGFHMIMWGQPTAEQIAKVITSSLEELAGDSFTWDDVPGVAEKECGNYRDHSLFSAKEWAKKILSEGISSDAFERRLVK
- a CDS encoding Gfo/Idh/MocA family oxidoreductase; its protein translation is MKKLNIAYVGFGKSTNRYHIPYVKTREYFNISRIVNRTLGKRPEQALLEAEGTVFSTDINDIINDATIDLVVVVTPGSAHYETSKKLLLGGKNVICDKPLVETLEQAKELVQIAQEKGLFFMPFQNRRFDSDFLTVKKVLETGYLGDLIDLTVTMDHYRPHDASPGKNFDGAWYGHGVHMVDQMVSLFGKPETVQYDIRATRDTEAVDDYFSVNLLYKNFRATVQATELAAINRPKWTLYGSRGTLIKENVDQQENDLKVGILPSAEDFGTDTPQDFAQLTYYNQNGDRIEKTIPSVSGDYGRVYDAAYESLVHGADKLVSDAQILSVIEILENGFK